Proteins from one Melospiza melodia melodia isolate bMelMel2 chromosome 18, bMelMel2.pri, whole genome shotgun sequence genomic window:
- the GPER1 gene encoding G-protein coupled estrogen receptor 1: protein METYSASVSPVICNSTTFNLNGSHLCNESISSRLADKSEHQQYVIGLFLSCLYTIFLFPIGFVGNILILVVNISFREKMTIPDLYFINLAVADLILVADSLIEVFNLDEKYYDITIICTFMSLFLQINMYSSIFFLTWMSFDRYLALAKVMRSNLFRTMQHARLSCGLIWMASISAALVPFTAVHLQHTGEVYFCFADVKEIQWLEITLGFIIPFVIIGLCYSLIVRVLIKAHKHRSLRLRRQKALRMIFVVVLVFFICWLPENVFISVQLLQRKSEPVSSNSPSFRHDYPLTGHIVNLAAFSNSCLNPLIYSFLGETFRDKLRLYIEQKTKMSTLHRFCQAALTSVIPDSNEQSEV, encoded by the coding sequence ATGGAAACTTATTCTGCCTCAGTATCACCTGTTATATGTAACAGCACAACTTTTAACCTGAATGGATCCCATTTGTGTAACGAAAGCATATCCTCTAGATTAGCTGATAAATCAGAACACCAACAATATGTTATTGGCCTTTTCTTATCATGTCTTTACACAATATTCCTTTTTCCTATCGGTTTTGTGGGAAACATTCTGATACTGGTTGTCAACATTAGCTTTCGGGAAAAAATGACAATCCCAGACCTTTACTTCATAAACCTGGCAGTGGCTGATCTCATTCTAGTGGCCGATTCTCTCATTGAGGTGTTTAATCTTGATGAAAAATATTACGATATCACCATCATCTGTACCTTTATGTCTTTGTTCCTTCAGATCAACATGTATAGCAGCATTTTCTTTCTGACATGGATGAGTTTTGACAGATACCTAGCCCTGGCCAAAGTAATGAGGTCCAACTTATTTCGCACTATGCAGCACGCTAGACTGAGCTGTGGGCTCATATGGATGGCATCCATTTCGGCAGCTCTAGTCCCATTTACAGCCGTGCACTTACAGCACACCGGAGAGGTCTATTTCTGTTTTGCAGATGTAAAAGAAATCCAGTGGCTAGAGATAACCCTGGGGTTTATTATCCCCTTTGTGATCATCGGTCTTTGTTACTCATTAATTGTTCGAGTCCTTATAAAAGCACACAAGCACAGGAGTCTCCGGCTGCGGCGACAGAAGGCTCTGCGCATGATTTTTGTTGTTGTCCTGGTTTTCTTTATCTGCTGGCTCCCTGAAAACGTCTTCATTAGCGTCCAACTTCTCCAGAGGAAAAGCGAGCCCGTCTCCTCAAACAGCCCATCCTTCAGGCATGATTATCCTTTAACAGGACATATTGTGAACCTAGCAGCTTTTTCTAATAGCTGCTTGAACCCCTTAATTTACAGCTTTCTGGGGGAAACCTTCAGAGACAAACTGCGACTGTACAttgaacagaaaacaaaaatgtcAACATTGCATCGCTTCTGTCAGGCTGCCCTAACGTCTGTCATTCCTGACAGTAATGAGCAATCAGAAGTCTGA